In one Pelagibaculum spongiae genomic region, the following are encoded:
- a CDS encoding GMC family oxidoreductase produces the protein MIIDPIKQGLASGWDHRDGALLTEDLTLEADVAIIGSGAGGGVSAEILSQAGLKVLIIEEGPLKSSTDFKMMEKDAYPALYQESAGRQTADKAISIFQGRAVGGTTVVNWTTSFRTPDRTLDYWKENFAVEGFSAQEMLPWFLKMEQRLNIDTWKAPPNENNSILQRGLTKLGIPSHTIRRNVLGCWNLGYCGMGCPTNAKQSMLVTTLPAALNSGATLISRCRVEKIQFKSDQVVGLDCLALDASGNRPSGTKVTVKAKHYVLAGGAINSPALLLRSKAADPNKTIGARTFLHPVNAVAAEMPKRVEAYSGAPQSIYSDYFQQQDHAQEMGFKLEVPPLHPVLISIILGEFGEHHASLMQRYPRVHAMIALLRDGFHEQSQGGQVKLRDDGSPLLDYPITDYLWDGFRRAWKSMAETQFAAGAHRVIPMHLDSPVMGYSSWQEARREIDELPLQALRARLLSAHVMGGCAMGEDPKRSVVNSQGRFHHADNLWVFDGSAFPTSISANPQLSIYGLAAKQASGLAQRLTGTIPVSQSA, from the coding sequence ATGATTATTGATCCTATTAAACAAGGTTTGGCTAGCGGTTGGGATCATCGAGATGGCGCCCTGCTGACTGAAGATTTAACTTTAGAGGCCGATGTAGCGATTATTGGTAGTGGTGCCGGTGGTGGTGTATCTGCTGAAATCCTCAGTCAGGCGGGTTTAAAGGTTCTGATTATTGAAGAAGGGCCGCTGAAAAGCTCAACTGATTTCAAAATGATGGAAAAAGATGCTTATCCGGCGCTCTATCAAGAATCGGCTGGCCGGCAAACCGCAGATAAAGCAATTAGCATTTTCCAGGGCCGGGCAGTCGGTGGCACCACGGTGGTTAATTGGACCACCAGTTTTCGTACTCCAGATCGAACCCTCGATTATTGGAAAGAGAATTTTGCTGTCGAAGGATTTTCTGCCCAAGAAATGCTGCCGTGGTTTTTAAAAATGGAACAGCGGCTGAATATCGATACCTGGAAAGCGCCGCCGAATGAAAACAACAGTATTCTACAGCGCGGCCTGACCAAATTAGGCATTCCTTCCCACACCATCCGCCGTAATGTTTTAGGTTGCTGGAATTTGGGTTATTGCGGCATGGGCTGCCCAACCAATGCCAAACAATCGATGCTGGTGACGACTTTACCGGCGGCACTTAATAGTGGTGCGACTTTAATCAGCCGATGCCGAGTGGAAAAAATTCAGTTCAAAAGCGACCAAGTAGTTGGTCTGGACTGTTTGGCTTTGGATGCTTCGGGTAATCGACCTTCCGGAACCAAGGTGACCGTTAAGGCCAAGCATTATGTATTGGCTGGCGGTGCGATTAACTCTCCAGCGCTATTGTTAAGGTCTAAAGCAGCCGATCCGAACAAAACTATTGGTGCTCGAACCTTTTTACACCCGGTAAATGCGGTGGCTGCTGAAATGCCGAAACGGGTTGAAGCTTATTCTGGTGCACCGCAATCGATCTATTCCGATTATTTCCAGCAGCAAGATCATGCCCAGGAAATGGGCTTTAAGTTAGAGGTGCCACCGCTGCATCCGGTGTTAATATCGATCATTCTCGGTGAGTTTGGTGAGCACCACGCTTCATTAATGCAGCGTTACCCGCGGGTTCATGCCATGATCGCTTTGCTTCGAGATGGCTTTCATGAACAAAGCCAGGGTGGGCAAGTAAAATTGCGCGATGATGGCTCGCCATTATTGGATTATCCAATTACTGACTATCTATGGGACGGCTTCCGCCGTGCTTGGAAGTCGATGGCTGAAACCCAGTTTGCTGCGGGTGCGCATCGAGTGATTCCAATGCATTTGGATTCACCTGTGATGGGATATTCAAGCTGGCAGGAGGCTCGGCGAGAAATTGATGAATTACCACTCCAAGCATTAAGAGCACGACTTTTATCGGCACATGTCATGGGCGGTTGTGCGATGGGCGAGGATCCAAAGCGTTCAGTAGTTAACAGTCAGGGACGTTTTCATCATGCCGATAACTTATGGGTGTTTGATGGCTCCGCTTTCCCGACTAGCATCAGTGCCAATCCACAGCTTTCTATATATGGTCTGGCTGCCAAACAAGCTTCAGGGCTAGCCCAGCGGTTAACCGGAACGATTCCCGTTTCGCAAAGCGCCTGA
- a CDS encoding YfhL family 4Fe-4S dicluster ferredoxin, whose product MALIITDECINCDVCEPECPNSAITQGEEIYEIAPDRCTECVGHYDEPQCVAVCPVDCIPKDPDHVEDEEQLMVKYDKLQAE is encoded by the coding sequence ATGGCCCTGATTATTACAGATGAATGCATTAACTGTGACGTTTGCGAGCCTGAGTGCCCAAACAGCGCGATCACCCAGGGCGAAGAAATTTATGAAATCGCTCCTGACCGTTGTACCGAGTGTGTAGGTCATTACGACGAACCCCAGTGTGTTGCTGTTTGCCCAGTGGACTGTATCCCAAAAGATCCAGATCACGTGGAAGATGAAGAGCAGCTGATGGTCAAGTACGACAAGCTACAAGCTGAATAA
- the gpt gene encoding xanthine phosphoribosyltransferase has product MSSYNNDVIKSWAELHRDSRELARRLLNKQQWKGIIAVTRGGMIPAAIIARELNIRMIDTLCISCYDDQQMGVLKIIKDVSIDTDGEGYLVIDDLVDTGMTLKAVREKLPKAHIATLYVKPAGEGLVDSSVYQFSQETWVRFPWDLELNYAQPLVNRQQEN; this is encoded by the coding sequence ATGAGCAGTTATAACAACGACGTCATCAAATCCTGGGCAGAACTCCATCGCGATAGCCGTGAATTAGCCCGACGCCTCCTCAATAAGCAGCAATGGAAAGGGATTATTGCTGTCACCCGTGGCGGTATGATTCCCGCCGCCATAATCGCCCGCGAACTGAATATCCGCATGATCGATACCCTGTGTATTTCCTGTTACGACGACCAACAAATGGGCGTGCTCAAGATTATAAAAGATGTGTCAATCGATACTGACGGTGAAGGTTACCTAGTGATCGATGATTTAGTCGATACCGGCATGACATTGAAAGCGGTGCGCGAAAAGCTGCCTAAGGCGCATATTGCGACCTTATATGTAAAACCTGCCGGAGAAGGCTTGGTCGATAGTTCGGTTTACCAATTTAGCCAAGAAACCTGGGTACGCTTCCCCTGGGATCTGGAACTGAATTACGCTCAACCATTAGTTAATCGCCAGCAAGAAAATTAA
- the prlC gene encoding oligopeptidase A, producing MTTENPLLTSAVLPPFSQITTDQIEPAITQLIEQSRSKVAELLANPQLSWDGLMAPLEAMDDQLEQAWSPVSHMNSVVNSEDLRNAYNACLPKLSAWGTEMGQNRALFEAIQAIADSAEFATLGQSQKKVIENSLRDFRLSGVALDEQKRQRFGDIQTKLSELSSKFSENTLDATMAWSKLVEDEAELAGIPDNAKAQMAASAEEKGQKGWRLTLDIPCFLPVMTYCDNRELRHEISRAFVTRASEISVTGSEKDNSEIMAQLLELKHEKAQLLGFDNYAQLSVETKMADTPEQVIEFLTDLAGKTRSQAEKEMAELADWANTNHGAGELASWDIAYYGEKLKQDKYAISQEAVRPWFPANKVLNGLFEITHKLFGMTVTEVQGTDTWNDAVQFFEIKDSSGQLRGSFYLDLYAREHKRGGAWMDVCRNRRSTESGLQNPVAYLTCNFTRPVGDQPALLTHDEVTTLFHEFGHGIHHMLTQVTAAGVAGINGVAWDAVELPSQFMENFCWDPEGLKIISGHFETGDALPTEMLEKMLAAKNFQSAMGMARQIEFSLFDMRIHKEFDPAQGARIQQILDQVRAQIAVVPVAEFNRFQHSFGHIFGGGYAAGYYSYKWAEVLSADAFSRFEEEGVFNPQVGKDFLNCILEKGGSQPPQELFEAFRGRQPSIDALLRHTGIAA from the coding sequence ATGACCACTGAAAATCCTCTGCTTACATCAGCTGTTCTGCCACCGTTTAGTCAAATCACCACCGACCAAATCGAACCTGCAATCACGCAACTGATTGAGCAAAGCCGCAGCAAGGTTGCTGAGCTGCTAGCTAATCCTCAATTAAGCTGGGACGGTTTGATGGCACCGCTGGAAGCAATGGATGATCAGCTGGAGCAAGCTTGGTCTCCGGTTTCCCATATGAATTCAGTGGTGAACTCTGAAGATTTGCGTAATGCCTATAACGCCTGCTTACCAAAACTGTCGGCATGGGGCACAGAAATGGGGCAGAACAGAGCCTTGTTTGAAGCGATTCAGGCGATTGCCGATAGCGCTGAATTTGCTACGCTGGGCCAGTCTCAAAAGAAAGTGATTGAAAACAGCCTGCGCGATTTCCGTTTATCTGGCGTAGCGCTAGATGAGCAAAAGCGTCAGCGCTTCGGTGATATTCAAACTAAATTGTCTGAGCTTTCCAGCAAATTCAGTGAAAACACCCTCGATGCCACCATGGCATGGAGCAAACTAGTTGAAGATGAAGCTGAGCTAGCAGGTATTCCAGATAACGCCAAAGCGCAAATGGCTGCTTCTGCCGAAGAAAAGGGTCAAAAAGGCTGGCGTTTAACGCTGGATATTCCTTGTTTCTTACCGGTAATGACTTATTGCGATAACCGCGAATTACGCCATGAAATTTCTCGCGCATTTGTTACTCGCGCTTCAGAAATTTCAGTCACCGGCAGTGAAAAAGATAACAGCGAGATCATGGCTCAGTTATTAGAACTGAAGCATGAAAAAGCACAGTTATTAGGTTTTGATAATTACGCACAGTTATCTGTTGAAACCAAAATGGCCGACACCCCTGAGCAGGTGATTGAATTTTTAACTGACCTCGCTGGCAAAACACGCAGCCAGGCAGAAAAAGAAATGGCCGAATTAGCTGATTGGGCAAACACCAATCACGGCGCTGGTGAATTAGCATCATGGGATATCGCTTATTACGGCGAAAAACTCAAACAAGATAAATACGCGATTTCCCAGGAAGCTGTTCGCCCATGGTTCCCAGCGAATAAAGTATTAAATGGTTTGTTTGAAATCACCCATAAACTGTTTGGTATGACGGTAACTGAAGTTCAGGGTACCGATACTTGGAACGACGCAGTGCAGTTCTTTGAAATTAAAGACAGCAGCGGCCAATTGCGCGGTAGTTTCTATCTTGATTTATACGCCCGTGAACACAAACGTGGCGGCGCTTGGATGGATGTTTGCCGTAATCGTCGCAGCACCGAGTCTGGCCTGCAAAACCCAGTCGCTTACTTAACCTGTAACTTCACTCGCCCAGTGGGTGACCAGCCTGCGCTGTTAACTCACGATGAAGTGACCACTTTATTCCACGAGTTTGGCCATGGTATTCACCATATGCTGACTCAAGTAACTGCTGCTGGCGTTGCCGGAATTAACGGTGTGGCATGGGACGCAGTAGAGCTGCCAAGTCAGTTTATGGAAAACTTCTGCTGGGATCCTGAAGGATTAAAAATTATCTCTGGCCATTTTGAAACCGGTGACGCTTTACCAACAGAAATGCTTGAGAAAATGCTGGCAGCTAAAAACTTCCAGTCAGCCATGGGCATGGCACGTCAAATTGAGTTCTCTTTATTCGATATGCGTATTCATAAAGAATTCGATCCAGCTCAAGGCGCTCGTATTCAGCAAATTCTTGACCAGGTGCGAGCACAAATTGCCGTAGTACCGGTGGCTGAATTTAACCGCTTCCAGCATAGCTTTGGCCATATCTTTGGCGGTGGTTACGCAGCGGGTTATTACAGCTACAAATGGGCTGAAGTACTGAGTGCCGATGCATTCTCTCGCTTTGAAGAAGAAGGCGTATTCAACCCACAAGTCGGTAAAGACTTCTTGAACTGCATTCTGGAAAAAGGCGGCTCTCAGCCGCCACAAGAATTGTTTGAAGCCTTCCGTGGTCGCCAGCCAAGCATTGATGCCTTGTTGCGCCACACTGGAATTGCGGCTTAA
- a CDS encoding HAD family hydrolase — translation MNWCQAILLDLDGTLIDSEAGYEKLWKKTASEFGINLTDQMYARFVGARYDHCKDYMAEIGGEGFDREVFVDRLEVHGAALFEQGMPLKAGVEALFEKLNAGNRPFALVTSSRMEIAQMHMQQHPCLTGFTTLVTGDQVDTPKPNPKPYLIACERLKIEPSAALGVEDSMPGLRSVLAAGCKSLLIPDGPIDPQIAGQADYRFDSLLPLVELL, via the coding sequence ATGAACTGGTGCCAGGCCATTTTACTGGATTTGGACGGAACCCTGATTGACAGTGAAGCGGGCTATGAAAAGCTGTGGAAAAAAACCGCTTCTGAGTTTGGAATCAATCTAACTGATCAGATGTACGCCCGTTTTGTGGGGGCTCGCTATGATCACTGTAAAGACTATATGGCGGAAATTGGTGGCGAAGGTTTTGACCGTGAAGTCTTTGTCGATCGGTTAGAAGTTCACGGTGCAGCGCTGTTTGAACAGGGCATGCCGCTAAAAGCAGGTGTTGAGGCTTTATTTGAAAAGCTGAATGCTGGCAATCGTCCTTTTGCTCTGGTGACTTCCTCTCGAATGGAAATTGCCCAGATGCATATGCAGCAGCACCCTTGTTTAACTGGCTTTACTACGCTGGTTACGGGTGATCAGGTCGATACTCCCAAACCAAACCCCAAGCCTTATTTAATCGCCTGTGAACGGTTAAAAATTGAACCTTCTGCTGCATTGGGTGTTGAAGATTCCATGCCAGGTTTGCGCTCGGTTTTAGCTGCCGGTTGTAAAAGCCTGTTGATTCCAGATGGGCCGATTGATCCACAAATTGCCGGTCAGGCGGATTATCGTTTTGACTCGTTACTGCCATTGGTGGAGCTGCTCTAA
- the coaD gene encoding pantetheine-phosphate adenylyltransferase: MQNTVIYPGTFDPITNGHADLVERAAKMFDHVVLGVAATTGKSPMFDLEERVELARQVVGHLENVEIVGFEGLLVDFAKHCNATALIRGLRAVSDFEYEFQLANMNRRLMPELESLFLTPAEQHSFIASTLVREIAKLHGDVSGFVHPVVTQALRDKVGTKKT, translated from the coding sequence ATGCAAAATACAGTGATTTATCCAGGAACTTTTGATCCCATCACCAACGGCCATGCCGATTTGGTGGAACGTGCCGCCAAAATGTTTGACCACGTGGTGTTAGGAGTGGCCGCTACAACAGGCAAGTCGCCGATGTTTGATCTTGAAGAAAGAGTCGAACTGGCACGACAAGTAGTCGGGCATCTGGAAAATGTGGAAATTGTCGGCTTCGAGGGGTTGCTGGTAGATTTCGCGAAGCACTGTAATGCGACAGCCTTAATCCGCGGCCTGCGGGCGGTATCCGATTTTGAATATGAGTTTCAGCTGGCCAATATGAACCGGCGCTTAATGCCAGAGTTGGAAAGTTTGTTTTTGACCCCAGCTGAGCAACACTCTTTTATTGCATCGACGTTGGTGAGAGAAATCGCCAAGCTGCATGGAGATGTTTCAGGTTTTGTTCACCCGGTCGTGACACAAGCGCTTCGGGATAAGGTCGGAACAAAGAAAACTTAA
- a CDS encoding DMT family transporter: MSRSTDRLSSNSPHSNNPDAGQTLQSDAILMLTAAIWGFAFVAQRVGMEHLGPFSFNGIRFLMGSLALLPLLWLLPDKKPHPTSTPKGVWFGGLALGLLLFCGASLQQVGLQYTTAGKAGFITGLYIVLVPVIGLFFAQKTRSITWFGALIALAGLYFLTIEKGSGINKGDVLELIGSVFWAAHVLLVGWLAPKHNTLTLSSIQFAVCGVLSLAVALPLETITIDAIGKSWLPLAYAGLMSTAIAYTLQIVGQKKAPAAHASIILSLEAVFAVLGGWLLLDEHLTERALIGCGLMMAGMLISQDLFFKKNRAKPSV, from the coding sequence ATGAGCCGAAGTACTGATCGCTTGAGTAGCAATAGCCCTCATTCTAATAATCCAGATGCCGGACAAACTCTGCAATCTGACGCCATCTTAATGCTCACCGCTGCAATCTGGGGTTTTGCCTTTGTTGCCCAGCGTGTGGGAATGGAGCATCTGGGTCCATTCAGTTTTAACGGCATTCGTTTTTTAATGGGCTCACTGGCCCTGCTTCCTTTGCTTTGGCTGCTGCCAGATAAAAAACCTCACCCGACTTCGACACCAAAAGGCGTTTGGTTCGGCGGATTAGCGCTAGGACTGTTGTTATTTTGTGGCGCGTCATTGCAACAAGTTGGCTTGCAATACACCACCGCAGGAAAAGCCGGTTTTATCACCGGGCTTTATATTGTATTGGTGCCGGTGATTGGTTTGTTTTTTGCGCAAAAAACTCGCTCAATCACTTGGTTTGGCGCCTTAATTGCTTTAGCAGGTTTATATTTTCTGACGATTGAAAAAGGCAGCGGAATCAACAAGGGCGATGTGCTAGAACTGATCGGTTCAGTCTTTTGGGCCGCTCATGTATTGCTGGTGGGCTGGCTAGCGCCGAAACATAATACGCTGACTTTATCTTCAATTCAGTTTGCCGTTTGCGGCGTATTAAGTCTTGCTGTGGCGCTGCCGCTTGAAACCATCACTATCGATGCGATTGGAAAATCTTGGCTGCCACTGGCATATGCCGGATTAATGTCGACTGCAATTGCCTACACCTTACAAATTGTCGGCCAGAAAAAAGCACCGGCTGCCCACGCTTCAATAATTTTGAGTTTAGAAGCGGTATTTGCTGTTTTAGGTGGCTGGTTGTTGCTTGACGAACATTTGACTGAGCGCGCATTGATTGGTTGTGGATTAATGATGGCGGGTATGCTGATTTCGCAAGATCTTTTCTTTAAGAAAAATCGGGCTAAACCGAGCGTGTAA